Proteins co-encoded in one Arthrobacter sp. ERGS1:01 genomic window:
- a CDS encoding MFS transporter, with protein sequence MSKVTDNAGVGSPAQAQSLAAVPTRRVGGRWITFFALSWFGVWIAQLTPVQLLLPVQIENELATTDWVRNVMAFGVISGIAGAFALIAYPLTGALSDRTTSSWGRRRPWIAAGTAGFAVSLVILGLQSSLWGIGLCWVAASTFFCVLTAALTAAISDQVPVNQRGYVSGWISAPQAIGIIAGLVLVTALALSTFAGYALMAGLLVLLGLPFLLLIPDQVLPRGVMPKLTFRSLIDGMWISPRRHPDFGWTLLSRILVNLGNAFGTSLLLYFLEFGLHMADPEDSLIILTLVYMVFVIVASLWLGRLSDRLGNRRTFVFISSVLQAAAALILAFVPSFDAAIVAAGLLGLGYGCFLSVDQALATEVLPDQLSRGKDLGIMNIALTVPQAFAPMLGALLVGAAGGFTLLFVVSGLTALAGALAVAQVKGVR encoded by the coding sequence GTGAGCAAAGTCACCGACAACGCGGGTGTTGGTTCCCCCGCACAGGCACAGTCACTGGCCGCCGTTCCCACCCGCCGAGTGGGCGGGCGTTGGATCACCTTCTTTGCCCTGAGCTGGTTTGGCGTGTGGATCGCCCAGCTCACGCCCGTGCAATTGCTGCTGCCGGTGCAGATCGAGAACGAGCTCGCCACCACGGACTGGGTCAGGAACGTGATGGCCTTTGGCGTCATTTCCGGCATCGCGGGCGCCTTCGCGCTGATCGCCTACCCCCTGACGGGTGCGCTCTCCGACCGCACCACCTCCTCCTGGGGCCGGCGCAGGCCGTGGATAGCCGCCGGCACGGCCGGGTTCGCCGTCTCCCTTGTCATCCTGGGCCTGCAGTCCAGCCTGTGGGGCATCGGCCTGTGCTGGGTCGCGGCCAGCACCTTTTTTTGCGTGCTGACCGCGGCCCTGACCGCCGCCATCTCCGACCAGGTGCCGGTGAACCAGCGCGGTTACGTGTCCGGTTGGATCTCCGCCCCGCAGGCCATCGGCATCATCGCCGGACTGGTGCTCGTCACGGCCCTGGCGCTGAGCACCTTCGCCGGTTATGCCCTCATGGCCGGACTGCTGGTGCTGTTGGGATTGCCGTTCCTGTTGCTCATCCCCGACCAGGTGCTCCCCCGCGGTGTCATGCCGAAACTGACGTTCCGATCACTGATCGACGGCATGTGGATCAGCCCGCGCCGGCATCCCGACTTCGGTTGGACCCTGCTCAGCCGGATCCTGGTAAACCTGGGCAACGCCTTCGGCACCAGCCTGCTGCTGTACTTCCTCGAGTTCGGCCTGCACATGGCCGACCCCGAAGACTCGCTGATCATCCTCACGCTCGTCTACATGGTGTTCGTGATCGTCGCGTCGCTGTGGCTGGGCCGGCTCTCCGACCGGCTCGGCAACCGCCGCACCTTCGTGTTCATCTCCTCCGTGCTGCAAGCCGCCGCGGCCCTGATCCTGGCGTTCGTGCCCAGCTTCGACGCCGCCATCGTCGCGGCCGGCCTGCTGGGGCTCGGTTACGGCTGCTTCCTCTCCGTCGACCAGGCGCTGGCCACGGAGGTCCTGCCGGACCAGCTCTCCCGCGGCAAGGACCTGGGCATCATGAACATTGCCCTGACGGTGCCGCAGGCGTTCGCCCCCATGCTGGGCGCCCTGCTGGTGGGTGCCGCCGGCGGTTTCACCTTGCTGTTTGTGGTTTCCGGGCTCACGGCGCTTGCCGGGGCATTGGCAGTGGCTCAAGTGAAAGGTGTTCGATGA
- the tuf gene encoding elongation factor Tu produces MAKAKFERTKPHVNIGTIGHVDHGKTTLTAAISKVLYDKYPTLNEQRDFSSIDSAPEEKQRGITINISHVEYQTEKRHYAHVDAPGHADYIKNMITGAAQMDGAILVVAATDGPMAQTREHVLLARQVGVPYLLVALNKSDMVDDEELLDLVEMEVRELLSSQGFDGDEAPVVRVSGLKALEGDPVWVKSVEDLMDAVDNNVPDPIRDKDKPFLMPVEDVFTITGRGTVVTGRAERGTLQINSEVEIVGIRPVQKTTVTGIEMFHKQLDEAWAGENCGLLLRGIKREDVERGQVIVKPGSITPHTDFEANVYILAKDEGGRHNPFYSNYRPQFYFRTTDVTGVITLPEGTEMVMPGDNTEMTVALIQPIAMEEGLGFAIREGGRTVGSGRVTKIIK; encoded by the coding sequence GTGGCAAAGGCAAAGTTCGAGCGGACCAAGCCGCACGTTAACATCGGCACCATCGGTCACGTTGACCATGGTAAGACCACGTTGACGGCTGCCATTTCCAAGGTACTGTACGACAAGTACCCGACACTCAACGAGCAGCGTGATTTCAGCTCCATCGACTCGGCTCCCGAGGAGAAGCAGCGCGGTATCACGATCAACATCTCCCACGTTGAGTACCAGACCGAGAAGCGCCACTACGCACACGTAGACGCCCCCGGTCACGCTGACTACATCAAGAACATGATCACCGGTGCTGCCCAGATGGACGGCGCTATCCTGGTGGTTGCTGCGACTGACGGCCCGATGGCCCAGACTCGCGAGCACGTTCTGTTGGCCCGCCAGGTTGGTGTCCCCTACCTGCTGGTCGCACTGAACAAGTCCGACATGGTTGATGACGAAGAACTTCTCGACCTGGTCGAGATGGAAGTTCGCGAACTGCTCTCCTCGCAGGGCTTCGACGGCGACGAGGCACCCGTTGTGCGCGTTTCCGGCCTGAAGGCTCTGGAAGGCGATCCCGTATGGGTCAAGTCCGTTGAGGACCTGATGGATGCAGTGGACAACAACGTTCCGGACCCGATCCGCGACAAGGACAAGCCGTTCCTGATGCCGGTTGAAGATGTCTTCACCATCACCGGTCGTGGAACTGTTGTGACGGGCCGCGCCGAGCGTGGAACCCTTCAGATCAACTCCGAGGTCGAGATCGTCGGTATCCGTCCGGTCCAGAAGACCACGGTTACCGGTATCGAAATGTTCCACAAGCAGCTCGACGAGGCATGGGCCGGCGAGAACTGTGGTCTGCTGCTGCGCGGTATCAAGCGCGAAGACGTAGAGCGTGGACAGGTCATCGTGAAGCCGGGTTCCATCACCCCGCACACCGACTTCGAAGCCAACGTCTACATCCTGGCCAAGGACGAGGGCGGGCGTCACAACCCGTTCTACTCGAACTACCGCCCGCAGTTCTACTTCCGCACCACGGATGTTACCGGCGTCATCACCCTGCCCGAGGGCACGGAAATGGTTATGCCTGGCGACAACACCGAAATGACTGTCGCGCTGATCCAGCCGATCGCCATGGAAGAAGGCCTCGGCTTCGCTATCCGCGAGGGTGGCCGCACCGTTGGTTCAGGCCGTGTCACCAAGATCATCAAGTAA
- the rpsL gene encoding 30S ribosomal protein S12 has product MPTINQLVRKGRTPKVTKTKAPALKGSPMRRGVCTRVYTTTPKKPNSALRKVARVRLNGGVEVTAYIPGVGHNLQEHSIVLVRGGRVKDLPGVRYKIVRGALDTQGVKNRKQARSRYGAKMEKK; this is encoded by the coding sequence GTGCCTACGATTAACCAGCTGGTCCGCAAGGGCCGGACACCCAAGGTCACAAAGACCAAGGCTCCCGCATTGAAGGGCAGCCCCATGCGTCGCGGCGTTTGCACGCGCGTTTACACCACCACCCCGAAGAAGCCGAACTCGGCTCTGCGTAAGGTTGCCCGCGTGCGCCTTAACGGTGGCGTGGAAGTTACCGCTTACATCCCCGGTGTAGGCCACAACCTCCAGGAGCACTCCATCGTGCTCGTTCGTGGAGGCCGTGTTAAGGACCTTCCCGGTGTTCGTTACAAGATCGTCCGTGGCGCATTGGATACCCAGGGCGTTAAGAACCGCAAGCAGGCTCGCAGCCGCTACGGTGCAAAGATGGAGAAGAAGTAA
- the fusA gene encoding elongation factor G, with the protein MAQDVLTDLNKVRNIGIMAHIDAGKTTTTERILFYTGVNHKIGETHDGASTTDWMEQEKERGITITSAAVTCFWNKNQINIIDTPGHVDFTVEVERSLRVLDGAVAVFDGKEGVEPQSETVWRQADKYNVPRICFVNKMDKLGADFYFTVDTIINRLGAKPLVMQLPIGVESEFIGVVDLLTMKAFVWAGDSKGDVTMGAAYEVQEIPADLQEKAEEYRAALVEAAAESSEELMEKYLEGEEPSIEELKAGIRKLTVNSEIYPVFCGSAFKNRGVQPMLDAVIDFLPNPLDVGAMIGHDPRDESIEIKREPSETEPFSALAFKIATHPFFGQLNFIRVYSGKVTSGTQLLNSTKQKKERIGKLFQMHANKEMPVDEIHAGHIYAVIGLKDTTTGDTLCDPANPIVLESMTFPEPVIFVAIEPKTKGDQEKLSTAIQKLSAEDPTFTVNLNEDTGQTEIGGMGELHLDILVDRMRREFNVEANVGKPQVAYRETIKRGVAKHDYTHKKQTGGSGQFAKIQIAIEPLDTAEGAMYEFDNKVTGGRVPREYIPSVDQGIQSALPDGVLAGYPMVGIKATLLDGASHDVDSSEMAFKIAGRMAFKEAARMANPVLLEPLMEVEVRTPEEYMGEVIGDINSRRGQMQSMEDASGVKVIKALVPLSGMFGYIGDLRSKTQGRAVYSMKFDSYSEVPKAVADEIIQKARGE; encoded by the coding sequence GTGGCACAGGACGTGCTTACCGACCTTAACAAGGTCCGCAACATCGGCATCATGGCCCACATCGATGCTGGCAAGACCACTACGACTGAGCGCATCCTGTTCTACACGGGTGTGAACCACAAGATCGGCGAAACGCACGACGGTGCTTCGACGACTGACTGGATGGAGCAGGAAAAGGAACGCGGCATCACCATCACGTCTGCCGCCGTGACCTGCTTCTGGAACAAGAACCAGATCAACATCATCGACACCCCTGGCCACGTTGACTTCACGGTTGAGGTTGAGCGCTCCCTGCGTGTGCTCGATGGCGCCGTAGCCGTCTTTGATGGCAAGGAGGGTGTTGAGCCCCAGTCCGAGACCGTTTGGCGTCAGGCTGACAAGTACAACGTTCCGCGTATCTGCTTCGTCAACAAGATGGACAAGCTCGGTGCTGACTTCTACTTCACCGTAGACACCATCATCAACCGCTTGGGTGCCAAGCCGTTGGTCATGCAGCTGCCGATCGGCGTCGAGAGCGAATTCATCGGCGTCGTCGACCTGCTCACCATGAAGGCCTTCGTCTGGGCCGGTGACTCAAAGGGTGACGTCACCATGGGTGCCGCCTACGAAGTCCAGGAGATCCCCGCTGATCTTCAGGAAAAGGCTGAAGAGTACCGTGCGGCCCTCGTTGAGGCTGCCGCCGAGTCCTCCGAAGAACTCATGGAGAAGTACCTCGAGGGCGAAGAGCCTTCCATCGAGGAACTGAAGGCCGGCATCCGCAAGCTGACGGTCAACTCCGAGATCTACCCGGTCTTCTGTGGTTCCGCATTCAAGAACCGCGGCGTGCAGCCCATGCTCGACGCCGTTATCGACTTCCTGCCGAACCCCTTGGACGTTGGAGCGATGATCGGTCACGATCCCCGCGACGAGTCCATCGAGATCAAGCGCGAGCCGAGCGAAACCGAGCCGTTCTCGGCTTTGGCTTTCAAGATCGCAACGCACCCGTTCTTCGGCCAGTTGAACTTCATCCGCGTGTACTCCGGCAAGGTAACTTCCGGTACGCAGCTGCTGAACTCCACGAAGCAGAAGAAGGAACGTATTGGCAAGCTCTTCCAGATGCACGCCAACAAGGAAATGCCCGTAGATGAGATCCACGCAGGTCACATCTACGCAGTGATCGGCCTCAAGGACACCACCACCGGTGACACCTTGTGCGATCCGGCCAACCCGATCGTTCTCGAGTCGATGACCTTCCCCGAGCCCGTGATCTTCGTTGCCATTGAGCCGAAGACCAAGGGTGACCAGGAGAAGCTGTCCACGGCTATCCAGAAGCTCTCCGCTGAGGACCCGACGTTCACCGTCAACCTCAACGAGGACACCGGCCAGACCGAAATTGGCGGCATGGGCGAGCTCCACCTGGACATCCTGGTGGACCGCATGCGTCGCGAATTCAACGTTGAAGCCAACGTTGGCAAGCCGCAGGTTGCGTACCGCGAAACCATCAAGCGTGGCGTAGCCAAGCACGACTACACGCACAAGAAGCAGACCGGTGGTTCAGGTCAGTTCGCTAAGATCCAGATCGCCATTGAGCCCCTGGATACTGCCGAAGGTGCAATGTACGAGTTCGACAACAAGGTTACCGGTGGCCGTGTTCCTCGCGAATACATCCCCAGCGTTGACCAGGGCATCCAGTCCGCACTGCCTGACGGCGTGCTGGCCGGTTACCCGATGGTTGGCATCAAGGCCACGCTGCTTGACGGTGCGTCCCACGATGTTGACTCTTCCGAAATGGCCTTCAAGATCGCCGGTCGCATGGCGTTCAAGGAAGCCGCTCGGATGGCCAACCCGGTTCTGCTCGAACCGTTGATGGAAGTTGAAGTCCGCACCCCTGAGGAATACATGGGTGAAGTTATCGGTGACATCAACTCCCGTCGTGGTCAGATGCAGTCCATGGAGGACGCAAGCGGCGTCAAGGTCATCAAGGCCCTGGTTCCCCTGTCCGGCATGTTCGGCTACATCGGTGACCTGCGGTCCAAGACCCAGGGTCGTGCCGTGTACTCGATGAAGTTCGACAGCTACTCTGAGGTCCCGAAGGCAGTAGCCGACGAGATCATCCAGAAGGCCCGCGGCGAATAG
- the rpsJ gene encoding 30S ribosomal protein S10: protein MAGQKIRIRLKSYDHEVIDVSARKIVETVTRAGATVVGPVPLPTEKNVYCVIRSPHKYKDSREHFEMRTHKRLIDIIDPTPKAVDSLMRLDLPADVNIEIKL, encoded by the coding sequence ATGGCGGGACAAAAAATCCGCATCCGGCTGAAGTCATATGACCACGAGGTCATTGATGTTTCGGCTCGGAAGATCGTTGAGACGGTCACGCGCGCAGGCGCAACGGTAGTCGGCCCGGTGCCGCTGCCCACCGAGAAGAACGTTTACTGCGTAATCCGTTCGCCTCACAAGTACAAGGACAGCCGCGAGCACTTTGAAATGCGCACGCACAAGCGTCTGATCGACATCATTGATCCCACGCCCAAGGCGGTGGATTCGCTTATGCGTCTCGACCTGCCGGCCGACGTGAACATCGAAATCAAACTGTAG
- the rplC gene encoding 50S ribosomal protein L3, whose protein sequence is MTATRNTKGILGTKLGMTQVWDENNKLVPVTVVQADSNVVTQLRNAEVDGYVAVQIGYGQIDPRKVTKPLAGHFEKAGVTPRRHVVELRTADADTYTLGQELSVEIFEAGQKVDVVGTSKGKGFAGVMKRHGFHGAPASHGAHKNHRKPGSIGGASTPGRVFKGVRMAGRMGAERTTTMNLTVHGVDAEKSLLLIKGAVPGARGSVVLVRTAVKGA, encoded by the coding sequence ATGACCGCGACCCGAAACACTAAGGGCATCCTGGGCACGAAGCTCGGCATGACCCAGGTCTGGGACGAGAACAACAAGCTTGTTCCCGTAACCGTCGTCCAGGCCGATTCCAACGTTGTCACCCAGCTGCGCAATGCAGAGGTTGATGGCTACGTTGCCGTCCAGATCGGCTACGGCCAGATCGATCCCCGCAAGGTCACCAAGCCGCTGGCTGGTCACTTTGAAAAGGCTGGCGTCACGCCTCGCCGCCACGTCGTTGAACTGCGTACCGCAGACGCCGACACCTACACCCTCGGCCAGGAGCTCTCCGTTGAGATCTTCGAAGCCGGCCAGAAGGTCGACGTCGTCGGCACTTCAAAGGGTAAGGGCTTCGCCGGTGTCATGAAGCGTCACGGCTTCCACGGTGCCCCGGCATCTCACGGTGCCCACAAGAACCACCGTAAGCCCGGTTCCATCGGTGGCGCGTCCACCCCCGGCCGCGTTTTCAAGGGTGTCCGCATGGCTGGCCGCATGGGCGCCGAGCGCACCACCACCATGAACCTCACGGTTCACGGTGTTGACGCCGAGAAGTCGCTGCTGCTGATCAAGGGTGCCGTTCCCGGCGCCCGCGGTTCGGTCGTCCTCGTACGCACCGCCGTGAAGGGAGCATAA
- a CDS encoding patatin-like phospholipase family protein: MADADLVLEGGGVKGSGLVGAVTALTEHSDPYEFHRIAGTSAGAIVAGFLASGISAGQVKDIMDQLDFSRFEDRAGLLKHVPGLDDVSGLLIHEGLFAGEFMHTWISATMAAHGIHTWGDLKDDDPGSALPPEQQYRLVVIVSDVSRGLMLRLPWDYKPLLGIDPDKIPVADAIRASASIPFFFRPWQMPADSAVTSHDHIVCVDGGLLSNYPLSIFDRQDGKDSRWPTLGVKLSGQTTIRTDDWSPDSDNLALAKSLLGTMMSAHDSAYVDDPQATSRTIFVDTSPYQATDFHLTPADKTTLFTKGVGSGNKFLTTWDWAKWKSGDFNL, from the coding sequence ATGGCCGATGCAGATCTAGTTCTTGAAGGCGGCGGAGTCAAAGGCTCCGGTTTGGTGGGCGCGGTAACGGCCCTCACCGAACACAGCGATCCCTATGAATTCCACCGAATTGCCGGCACGTCCGCCGGCGCCATCGTGGCAGGTTTCCTCGCCTCCGGCATCTCCGCCGGCCAGGTGAAGGACATCATGGACCAGCTGGACTTTTCCCGGTTCGAGGACCGGGCCGGGCTCCTCAAGCACGTCCCCGGACTGGACGACGTCTCGGGACTGCTCATCCATGAGGGCCTGTTCGCCGGTGAGTTCATGCACACCTGGATTTCGGCAACCATGGCCGCCCACGGCATCCACACCTGGGGGGACCTGAAGGACGACGACCCCGGGAGCGCACTGCCCCCGGAACAGCAGTACCGGTTGGTGGTGATTGTCTCCGACGTCTCACGCGGCTTGATGCTGCGCCTGCCCTGGGACTACAAGCCGCTCCTTGGCATCGACCCGGACAAGATCCCGGTGGCCGACGCCATCAGGGCTTCGGCGTCCATTCCGTTCTTCTTCCGGCCCTGGCAGATGCCCGCAGATTCCGCGGTCACAAGCCACGACCACATTGTGTGCGTCGACGGCGGGCTGCTTTCGAACTATCCGCTGTCCATCTTCGACCGGCAGGACGGCAAGGACTCCCGCTGGCCCACCCTGGGCGTGAAGCTCTCCGGGCAAACCACCATCCGCACGGATGATTGGAGCCCGGACAGCGACAACCTCGCCCTTGCCAAGTCGTTGCTCGGCACCATGATGAGCGCCCACGACAGCGCCTACGTGGACGATCCGCAAGCAACCTCGCGCACCATCTTCGTGGACACCTCCCCGTACCAGGCAACGGACTTCCACCTCACCCCCGCCGACAAGACAACCTTGTTCACCAAGGGTGTGGGCAGCGGCAACAAGTTCCTGACCACCTGGGACTGGGCGAAGTGGAAGAGCGGCGACTTCAACCTCTAA
- the rpsG gene encoding 30S ribosomal protein S7 produces the protein MPRKGPAPKRPLVVDPVYGSPLVTQLINKVLVDGKKSTAERIVYGALEGVREKTGGDPVAALKKAMENIKPSLEVKSRRVGGATYQVPVEVKPGRQTALALRWLVGYSKARREKTMTERLRNEVLDASNGLGAAVKRREDTHKMAESNKAFAHYRW, from the coding sequence ATGCCTCGCAAGGGTCCGGCCCCCAAGCGGCCGCTAGTTGTAGATCCCGTATACGGCTCCCCGTTGGTCACTCAGCTGATCAACAAGGTCCTCGTTGACGGTAAGAAGTCCACCGCAGAGCGCATCGTTTACGGCGCACTCGAGGGTGTACGCGAAAAGACCGGCGGCGATCCCGTTGCTGCTCTGAAGAAGGCCATGGAAAACATCAAGCCGAGCCTCGAGGTGAAGTCCCGCCGTGTTGGTGGCGCCACCTACCAGGTTCCGGTTGAGGTCAAGCCGGGCCGTCAGACTGCTCTGGCCCTGCGCTGGTTGGTTGGTTACTCGAAGGCTCGCCGCGAGAAGACCATGACCGAGCGTCTGCGCAACGAAGTTCTGGATGCCTCCAACGGCCTCGGTGCCGCTGTCAAGCGTCGCGAAGACACCCACAAGATGGCCGAGTCCAACAAGGCCTTCGCCCATTACCGCTGGTAA
- a CDS encoding sunset domain-containing protein, with translation MIFEDDADVAEGTIKGNKDSMKYHVPGSRWYDATVAEVWFATVEEAKAAGFVPAGGEAAQTIEEDAK, from the coding sequence ATCATCTTCGAAGATGACGCTGATGTTGCCGAAGGTACCATCAAGGGCAACAAGGACTCCATGAAGTACCACGTGCCTGGTTCACGCTGGTATGACGCCACTGTGGCCGAGGTTTGGTTCGCAACGGTTGAGGAAGCCAAGGCCGCAGGCTTTGTTCCCGCCGGCGGCGAGGCTGCCCAGACAATTGAGGAGGACGCCAAGTGA
- the rplW gene encoding 50S ribosomal protein L23, producing the protein MSAVTIKDPRDVVLAPVVSEKSYGLIDEGKYTFLVDPRSNKTEIKLAVEKIFSVKVDSINTINRAGKRKRTKFGWGQRKSTKRAIVSLKEGTIDIFGGPLS; encoded by the coding sequence GTGAGCGCCGTCACCATCAAGGATCCGCGCGACGTAGTGCTTGCACCGGTCGTCTCGGAAAAGAGCTACGGCTTGATCGACGAAGGTAAGTACACCTTCCTGGTCGACCCCCGCTCGAACAAGACCGAGATCAAGCTGGCCGTGGAGAAGATTTTCTCCGTCAAGGTCGACTCGATCAACACCATCAACCGTGCCGGTAAGCGTAAGCGCACCAAGTTCGGATGGGGACAGCGCAAGAGCACCAAGCGTGCCATTGTCTCCCTCAAAGAAGGCACAATCGACATCTTCGGCGGTCCGCTTTCCTAA
- a CDS encoding GH1 family beta-glucosidase, with the protein MKATAEELGRWLAAELPSGFELGVATAAFQIEGAVHDAGRGPSGWDAFTAGPGNILNGDTADIACDHFHRVAEDVALMKDLGIDAYRFSIAWPRIVPDGAGAANPRGLDFYDHLVDALLAAGIKPMATLYHWDTPLPLEQAGGWLNRATAERFGDYASLVGGRLGDRVDKWVTINEPATVTLNGYGLGVHAPGKSLLFDALPTAHHQLLAHGFAVQALRSAGVSGGVGITNVHSPVVPADPDNLEDVAYAGLFDILHNRIFADPVLLGHYPQVPELVADMFAPLLDVPAADLAAISAPLDFYGLNYYAPTRVGAGAGGGENPDGSAPAMAQLPFHLADWPEYPSTGFGWPVAPAHFGTALAQMRDRYGSALPPVYITENGASFEDSLSPDGAVHDSRRVEYLVQHLSAALDAVKPGGRAEGLDLRGYYAWSLLDNFEWAAGYSQRFGLVHVDFDTLARTPKDSFRMFQALARERS; encoded by the coding sequence ATGAAGGCAACGGCGGAGGAATTGGGCAGATGGTTGGCAGCCGAGCTGCCCTCCGGCTTTGAGTTGGGCGTGGCGACGGCGGCCTTCCAGATTGAGGGCGCCGTGCACGACGCCGGTCGCGGGCCCAGCGGCTGGGACGCCTTCACTGCGGGGCCGGGAAACATCCTCAACGGCGACACCGCCGACATCGCCTGCGACCACTTCCACCGGGTGGCCGAGGATGTGGCACTCATGAAGGACCTGGGCATCGACGCCTACAGGTTCTCCATTGCCTGGCCCCGGATCGTCCCCGACGGTGCGGGAGCCGCAAACCCCCGGGGCCTGGACTTTTACGACCATCTGGTGGACGCCTTGCTGGCCGCCGGTATCAAACCCATGGCCACGCTGTACCACTGGGACACTCCCCTGCCGTTGGAGCAGGCGGGCGGCTGGCTGAACCGTGCCACCGCCGAACGCTTCGGCGACTACGCATCCCTGGTGGGCGGCCGGCTTGGCGACCGCGTGGACAAGTGGGTCACCATCAACGAGCCGGCGACAGTAACGCTCAACGGCTATGGCCTGGGCGTCCATGCACCCGGCAAGTCCCTGCTTTTCGATGCGCTGCCCACGGCCCACCACCAATTGCTGGCACACGGGTTTGCGGTCCAGGCGCTCCGGAGTGCCGGGGTGAGCGGCGGGGTGGGAATCACCAACGTCCACTCCCCCGTGGTTCCGGCGGATCCGGATAACCTCGAGGACGTCGCGTATGCGGGGCTCTTTGACATCCTGCACAACAGGATCTTTGCCGATCCCGTACTGCTGGGCCACTATCCGCAAGTGCCGGAGCTGGTGGCCGACATGTTTGCACCCCTATTGGACGTCCCGGCGGCCGACCTTGCGGCGATCTCGGCGCCACTGGATTTCTACGGCCTGAACTACTATGCACCCACCCGGGTGGGCGCCGGGGCCGGTGGCGGTGAAAATCCGGACGGCTCAGCCCCGGCCATGGCACAGCTGCCGTTCCACCTTGCTGATTGGCCGGAATACCCCTCCACGGGTTTCGGCTGGCCCGTGGCACCGGCACACTTCGGCACCGCCTTGGCCCAGATGCGGGACAGGTACGGCAGTGCCCTTCCGCCCGTGTACATCACCGAGAACGGCGCCAGTTTCGAGGATTCGCTCTCCCCTGACGGCGCAGTCCACGACTCCCGCCGGGTGGAGTACCTGGTCCAACACCTCAGTGCCGCGCTCGACGCCGTCAAACCCGGCGGCCGGGCCGAGGGCCTGGACCTGCGCGGCTACTACGCGTGGTCCCTGCTGGACAACTTTGAGTGGGCTGCCGGATACTCGCAGCGATTTGGCCTGGTCCACGTGGACTTTGACACCCTGGCTCGCACGCCCAAGGACTCGTTCCGGATGTTCCAGGCACTCGCCCGGGAGCGGAGTTAG